The Meriones unguiculatus strain TT.TT164.6M chromosome 6, Bangor_MerUng_6.1, whole genome shotgun sequence genome has a window encoding:
- the LOC132654848 gene encoding tripartite motif-containing protein 43-like — protein sequence MESGISQAFQKELTCPICFGWLTDPVTVSCGYSFCRACLCLSWKDLQVPVHCPMCKDPSHQKDFRTNIVLKKLVSIARQDSLMKYLSSEEQKCVTHKEAKRIFCEKNRVLLCQLCSESQEHKGHRHCPIEAASEGQMEKLLKQMASLWEKIQKNQENLEAEKRMPTQWLDYVTLRKEMIRTEYRKVHPVLYEEKQHIECMENEGQALLKKLWESKALMVRKRNQLIQMYQELMTMSQQPYVVLLQDLEDMFRRSESVQLCMPQVMKPELSALPITGLIERCKCFQVYISFGNAILARDKMTPFDVVRRVCFRPGHQETILESAGQYFATWGSQSFTSGKYYWELNLVEPLDWAVGVCKDGCQQTEPEGAFLLVCVKEGNQYSLVTTCPVIHHYIGKPVGQVGVLLDCEGGCVSFLDVAKSSLIYSYPPGTFNYRVRPFFSFGGTI from the exons atggagTCAGGCATCTCACAGGCCTTCCAGAAAGAGCTCACCTGCCCCATCTGCTTTGGCTGGTTAACAGACCCAGTCACCGTGAGCTGTGGCTATAGCTTCTgtcgggcctgcctctgcctttcctggaAAGACCTGCAAGTTCCTGTCCACTGTCCCATGTGTAAGGATCCATCCCACCAGAAGGATTTCAGAACCAACATTGTTCTGAAGAAGCTGGTGTCCATTgccagacaggacagcctcatgaagtacctgagctctgaggagcaaAAGTGTGTGACccacaaggaggcaaagaggatcTTTTGTGAGAAGAACAGGGTCCTTCTCTGTCAATTGTGCTCTgaatcccaggagcataaaggtCACAGACACTGTCCTATTGAAGCAGCTTCTGAGGGGCAAATG GAGAAACTTCTAAAGCAAATGGCATCTTTATGGGAGAAGATccaaaaaaatcaagagaattTAGAAGCAGAGAAGAGAATGCCAACTCAGTGGTTG GATTATGTGACTCTTCGGAAAGAAATGATCAGGACGGAGTATAGGAAAGTACATCCAGTCCTCTATGAAGAAAAGCAACATATAGAGTGTATGGAAAATGAAGGCCAAGCTCTTTTAAAGAAACTCTGGGAAAGCAAAGCCTTGATGGTCCGAAAAAGGAATCAACTAATACAAATGTATCAGGAGCTGATGACAatgtcccagcagccatatgtggTGCTGCTCCAG GATTTGGAAGACATGTTCAGAAG GAGTGAGTCAGTGCAGCTGTGCATGCCCCAGGTGATGAAACCAGAGCTCAGTGCCTTGCCCATCACTGGACTGATTGAGAGGTGCAAGTGTTTTCAAG TGTACATTTCATTTGGAAATGCAATCTTAGCTCGTGACAAGATGACCCCATTTGATGTTGTAAGAAGAGTCTGCTTTAGACCTGGCCATCAGGAGACAATTTTGGAATCTGCTGGACAGTATTTTGCTACCTGGGGATCACAGAGCTTCACCTCTGGGAAATATTACTGGGAGCTGAATTTAGTAGAGCCATTGGACTGGGCTGTAGGAGTCTGTAAAGATGGCTGCCAACAGACTGAACCTGAGGGTGCatttctccttgtgtgtgtgaaggagggtAATCAGTACAGTCTCGTCACCACCTGCCCAGTAATTCATCACTATATAGGGAAGCCAGTGGGCCAGGTTGGTGTGCTCCTTGATTGTGAGGGTGGATGTGTGAGTTTCCTGGATGTAGCCAAGAGTTCCCTCATATACAGTTACCCTCCTGGCACCTTCAATTACCGTGTCAggcctttcttctcctttggtgGCACAATATAA